A part of Salmo salar chromosome ssa18, Ssal_v3.1, whole genome shotgun sequence genomic DNA contains:
- the si:dkey-187a12.4 gene encoding uncharacterized protein si:dkey-187a12.4, whose protein sequence is MEHNNGDTSSWAMQRRMEGLVNKHMADIALETLQQRLSAVSDEMNNLAEHVSRRSEDIPKDDISRRPDVNFDVESLSATFSTGGVGEKLLMPGTSSSAETAAQRKIISLLVEIKEEQQRQWAVLRELQARVQGQSFPEVEEEVEALDIDIPLRTMEQLDDTERHLEDAGAQKRMVSHLSRMGGATVDDAVRRLMQAVLSFAVGSELNWVGRGQKRSFRNTRLQGVLFRALKRTPVGKEATHHQFADVVKKWLRYTPFRQGGSGRRLYKPPVEFLCPNECSPIDTPHEAPHHHRSVRCGVLFESPS, encoded by the exons ATGGAGCATAATAATGGAGATACTTCTAGCTGGGCGATGCAGCGACGAATGGAAGGTTTGGTCAACAAACACATGGCAGACATAGCTCTGGAAACACTCCAGCAGAGACTTTCAGCTGTGTCCGACGAAATGAACAATCTTGCGGAACATGTTTCGAGACGCTCGGAGGATATTCCCAAAGATGATATTTCAAGACGACCTGATGTCAACTTTGACGTTGAGTCGCTGAGTGCGACGTTTAGCACGGGTGGTGTTGGGGAAAAGTTGTTGATGCCAGGCACCTCGTCATCAGCAG AGACGGCTGCCCAGCGTAAAATAATCTCCTTGCTGGTGGAGATCAAGGAGGAGCAGCAGAGACAGTGGGCAGTGTTGAGGGAGCTGCAGGCCAGGGTTCAGGGCCAGAGCTTtccagaggtagaggaggaggtggaggctcTAGACATTGACATCCCTCTGAGGACCATGGAGCAGCTAGATGACACCGAGAGGCACCTGGAGGATGCCGGAGCACAGAAGAGAATG gtGTCTCACCTGTCACGGATGGGCGGGGCCACAGTGGATGATGCAGTGCGAAGGCTCATGCAGGCTGTGCTATCTTTCGCTGTGGGCTCTGAGCTCAACTGGGTGGGCCGCGGCCAGAAAAGGAGCTTCAGAAACACCCGCCTCCAAGGGGTTCTCTTCC GTGCTCTGAAAAGAACCCCTGTGGGCAAAGAGGCCACACATCATCAGTTTGCAGACGTGGTGAAGAAATGGCTGCGGTACACCCCGTTCAGACAGGGAGGGAGTGGTCGACGGCTTTACAAACCACCTGTTGAGTTCCTGTGTCCAAATGAATGT TCTCCAATAGACACACCCCATGAAGCTCCTCACCATCACAGATCTGTCCGGTGTGGTGTGctgttcgaatccccaagctga